A stretch of Orientia tsutsugamushi DNA encodes these proteins:
- a CDS encoding replicative DNA helicase — MEKDLAKIAPNNIQAEQMILGAILINNRALYNINEFLLPEHFYEPLHGKIYKSINLIISKGISATVISLKNMLGNELTFDEIGGVDYLAKLTTLALSIVNVNEYGKIVYDLALRCYLIEIGEKIVTNAYSSTLADLAISQIETAESQLYDLGSRGTLSKGFTKLQTSIEESWTSISSAIKNKNSINGISSGLLDLDSKLGGFKNSDLIILAGRPSMGKTALGVNLAINACKYFLTQKNTKDNVVPSVGFFSLEMSSQQISTRILSIESEINSSALFNGKIDEQDVDKLKTVQDQIQKWNFFIDDAPAISISAIRSRARRLKRTHNLAILFIDYLQLIKIDSRGSQYNRVQEISEITQSLKALAKELNISIIALSQLSRAVEQRSDKKPILSDLRESGSIEQDADIVMLIYRDEYYLSRSEPDRGTPEYTEWKARQNKCYNTAEIIVAKHRNEPVGTVKLHYNSRYSKFGNIVKNSQQC, encoded by the coding sequence ATGGAAAAAGATCTTGCAAAGATTGCTCCAAATAATATTCAAGCAGAGCAAATGATACTTGGAGCAATTCTGATTAACAATCGTGCGCTATATAACATTAACGAATTTTTACTGCCAGAACATTTTTATGAACCATTACATGGCAAAATATACAAGTCAATTAATCTCATTATTAGTAAAGGAATTAGCGCTACTGTAATTTCGCTCAAAAATATGCTAGGCAATGAACTCACATTTGATGAAATAGGTGGAGTAGATTATCTAGCTAAACTTACAACGTTAGCATTAAGTATAGTTAATGTTAATGAGTACGGCAAAATAGTATATGATCTTGCGCTGAGGTGTTATTTAATTGAAATTGGAGAAAAAATAGTAACAAATGCGTATTCTTCTACTTTAGCAGATTTAGCTATAAGTCAGATCGAAACTGCTGAATCTCAATTATATGATCTAGGTTCAAGGGGAACTTTAAGTAAAGGATTTACAAAATTACAAACTTCAATTGAAGAATCATGGACATCAATTTCATCTGCTATTAAAAATAAAAACTCTATTAACGGTATTAGTAGTGGACTACTTGACCTTGATTCAAAGCTTGGAGGATTTAAAAATTCTGACCTAATAATATTAGCTGGCAGGCCATCAATGGGTAAAACTGCTTTAGGAGTTAACTTAGCAATAAATGCTTGTAAATATTTTCTTACTCAAAAAAATACTAAAGATAATGTAGTGCCATCAGTTGGATTCTTTTCTTTAGAAATGTCATCTCAGCAAATCTCTACTCGAATTCTTTCTATAGAATCAGAAATTAATAGCTCTGCATTATTTAACGGTAAAATAGATGAACAAGATGTTGATAAGTTAAAGACTGTACAAGACCAAATACAAAAGTGGAATTTTTTTATAGATGATGCTCCAGCAATCTCGATATCTGCAATTAGATCTCGAGCTCGTAGACTTAAACGTACTCATAATTTAGCAATATTATTTATTGATTATTTACAGCTAATAAAAATTGATTCCAGAGGAAGTCAGTATAATCGAGTACAGGAGATTTCTGAAATTACTCAGAGCTTAAAAGCTCTTGCTAAAGAGCTCAATATTTCAATCATTGCGTTATCTCAATTGTCTAGAGCTGTAGAACAAAGGTCAGATAAAAAGCCTATTCTCTCAGATCTACGAGAATCAGGCTCAATTGAACAGGACGCCGATATTGTAATGCTTATATATCGTGACGAATATTACTTGTCTAGATCAGAACCAGATCGAGGTACTCCAGAATACACAGAATGGAAAGCTAGACAAAATAAATGTTATAACACTGCTGAAATAATTGTTGCTAAACACCGTAATGAGCCAGTTGGTACAGTGAAGTTGCACTATAATAGTAGGTATTCTAAATTTGGCAATATTGTTAAAAACTCTCAGCAATGTTAA
- a CDS encoding HD domain-containing protein — translation MIDFYSESLLNKLFETNVRFDTKIDLDKVEKAIFYAKKYHGQQKRDTGEPYYMHPLEVAYMVSDYSFETDTIITAILHDTLEDTTLTKKKIAKVFGVKIAEQVFDLTRIRNNKKISSREMIKILRQQNKKDLLLIKLCDRLHNIQTVFIKSDEKRQKIIIETEQEFIPLARHLKLSKIADKLSGYCLLNTYLE, via the coding sequence ATGATAGACTTTTATAGCGAAAGCTTACTAAATAAGCTGTTTGAAACCAACGTAAGATTTGACACTAAAATTGATCTTGATAAAGTTGAAAAAGCAATATTTTATGCCAAAAAATATCATGGCCAGCAAAAGAGAGATACTGGAGAACCTTATTATATGCATCCATTAGAAGTAGCTTATATGGTATCAGACTACAGCTTTGAAACAGATACGATTATTACAGCAATACTACATGATACACTAGAAGATACAACATTAACTAAAAAAAAGATTGCTAAGGTCTTTGGTGTAAAGATTGCAGAACAGGTTTTTGACCTTACCAGAATTAGGAATAATAAAAAAATCAGTTCTAGAGAAATGATTAAAATATTGCGTCAGCAAAACAAAAAAGATTTGTTATTAATCAAATTATGCGACCGTTTACATAACATTCAAACTGTATTCATAAAATCTGATGAAAAAAGACAAAAAATCATCATTGAAACTGAGCAAGAATTTATACCTCTTGCTCGACACCTTAAACTATCAAAGATTGCTGATAAGTTAAGTGGATACTGTTTACTTAATACTTATCTGGAATAA
- a CDS encoding DnaA N-terminal domain-containing protein — MRPVVFDFLTNGCNFVKNNSNNNDTIFYNFIGNIIPPEWRKLTGDNGKALSKTSKQLLSFIVYRLYIYYNKDIDELQESYQLYEDKLNVGQRRVRQCLVELRNAGFIKVENRTIIKGNLKLRNVLCVKLLKNFQRFTEKEKKEEKIVLLQQKNFHINLQEFAGEPAKNCSYIYRYNNNKKNNNRSRSTEDKLIENDQNKNEDQQQNLKFKYTESDDFIEIELVGNEKENQQQQQNLNSYELSDFSNKKLSNKDYEQNSELVTPVITKDLEVEKNKCCPKRKRLADYYPLTPEDAIILQRMSSRSFNIYFINQLLLKLSNKYPNRHFVNKIAVLNYMAKALANELLTTDQANSGNFFNDVGRFKEQYLANIESGTDRSMKAQLKRKIAGVFEADMAYQILTSCDFVAAVKNKYYIKLIKNITLSDHIKFKILQEIRAVHGNDIELLQVIPFDESKQVTNSTTEYQKTTILQQQISDEDYLSELSKELGSNSIWYKVRESLIKSYGQAIDKSWFSKLEVINEDSVNKKIFIKAKTEFEDSYIRENYLKDLESSFKAQGFSFELVKFSNFNKI, encoded by the coding sequence ATGCGACCTGTAGTATTCGACTTTTTAACCAATGGTTGTAATTTTGTTAAAAATAATAGTAACAATAATGACACAATATTTTATAACTTTATTGGAAATATCATTCCACCAGAATGGAGAAAGCTAACTGGAGATAATGGAAAAGCATTAAGTAAAACATCTAAACAGCTTTTATCCTTTATAGTATATAGACTATATATCTATTACAACAAAGATATAGATGAATTACAGGAAAGTTATCAGCTTTATGAAGATAAGCTGAATGTTGGTCAAAGAAGAGTTAGGCAATGCTTGGTTGAATTAAGAAATGCAGGTTTTATTAAAGTTGAAAATAGAACAATAATTAAAGGCAATCTCAAGTTACGTAATGTTCTTTGTGTAAAACTTCTAAAAAATTTTCAGCGTTTCACTGAAAAAGAAAAAAAAGAAGAAAAAATTGTCCTTCTGCAACAAAAAAATTTTCACATCAATTTGCAAGAATTTGCAGGTGAACCTGCAAAAAATTGCAGCTACATATATAGATATAATAATAATAAAAAAAATAATAATAGATCTAGATCTACTGAAGATAAGTTAATAGAGAATGATCAAAATAAAAATGAAGATCAACAGCAAAATTTGAAGTTTAAATATACGGAATCTGATGATTTTATAGAAATTGAGTTAGTAGGAAATGAAAAAGAAAATCAACAGCAACAACAGAATTTGAATTCCTATGAGCTTAGTGATTTTAGCAATAAAAAGCTATCAAACAAGGATTATGAGCAAAATAGTGAGTTAGTAACTCCAGTTATTACTAAGGATTTAGAGGTTGAAAAGAATAAATGCTGTCCCAAAAGAAAAAGACTAGCAGATTATTATCCACTAACACCAGAAGATGCAATTATACTACAACGTATGTCTAGTAGAAGCTTCAACATATACTTCATAAATCAATTACTGTTGAAGTTATCAAATAAATATCCAAACCGTCATTTTGTAAATAAGATAGCAGTGCTAAACTATATGGCAAAAGCCTTAGCAAATGAATTACTAACTACTGATCAGGCTAATAGTGGAAATTTTTTTAATGATGTAGGAAGATTTAAAGAACAGTATCTAGCAAACATTGAATCTGGTACAGATCGTAGTATGAAGGCTCAGTTGAAGCGTAAAATAGCTGGAGTCTTTGAAGCAGATATGGCTTATCAAATTTTAACATCTTGTGATTTTGTAGCAGCGGTTAAAAACAAATATTACATCAAGTTGATTAAGAATATTACACTGTCAGATCATATTAAATTCAAGATATTACAGGAGATACGAGCTGTACATGGCAACGATATTGAGCTGTTACAAGTTATACCATTTGATGAATCAAAACAAGTTACAAATAGCACAACTGAGTATCAAAAAACAACAATTTTACAGCAACAAATAAGTGACGAAGATTACCTTTCAGAACTTAGTAAAGAGCTAGGCTCCAACTCGATTTGGTACAAAGTACGAGAATCTTTGATTAAAAGTTATGGTCAAGCTATCGATAAGTCATGGTTTAGCAAATTAGAAGTTATAAATGAAGATAGTGTTAACAAAAAAATATTCATCAAAGCAAAAACAGAATTTGAAGATAGTTACATCAGAGAGAACTATCTGAAAGATCTTGAGTCCTCTTTTAAAGCTCAGGGATTTTCTTTCGAGTTAGTTAAGTTTAGTAATTTTAATAAAATTTAA
- a CDS encoding ankyrin repeat domain-containing protein, with the protein MIDFYSESLINKLFRSKVQQLINKDSTLVNSKYKDGTTALSVALKYKNLPIAEILLSNGANINAQDNDGHTALHLVVDTIQVYYEFFEKYPTYCNDHIALLLQYNADVNIENNQGNTPLSDAVECKCVEPLAIMLKHNSTGINKKYDEGETLLHIAVRNKIIDIIQLLIDYGADIDAKDDNGMTTIDYAAKSGNADVFNFLTEQSVPWY; encoded by the coding sequence ATGATAGATTTTTATAGTGAGAGCTTAATAAATAAGCTGTTCAGAAGCAAAGTACAGCAGCTTATTAATAAGGATAGTACACTTGTCAATTCAAAATATAAAGACGGTACTACAGCTTTATCTGTTGCTTTGAAATATAAGAATCTACCTATTGCCGAGATTTTACTAAGCAATGGAGCTAACATAAACGCACAAGATAATGATGGGCACACCGCTTTACATCTTGTTGTGGATACAATTCAAGTATATTATGAATTTTTCGAAAAATATCCTACCTATTGCAATGATCATATAGCATTACTGCTACAATATAATGCTGATGTAAATATCGAGAATAATCAAGGTAATACACCTTTATCTGATGCTGTTGAATGCAAATGTGTAGAACCTTTAGCAATTATGCTAAAACATAATTCTACTGGTATTAATAAAAAATATGATGAAGGAGAAACGCTACTACATATTGCTGTTCGTAATAAAATCATAGATATTATACAGCTTTTGATTGATTATGGAGCAGATATTGATGCAAAAGATGATAACGGCATGACTACTATAGATTATGCTGCTAAAAGCGGTAATGCAGATGTATTCAACTTTCTAACGGAACAATCGGTCCCATGGTATTAG
- a CDS encoding sensor histidine kinase, producing the protein MPIEDEGQNKINKLTEKLSTEGINSTTIKQIDTEMQKLYFQLEESEQVSIKLIDWIQYFRLIVNNYDRKKVNIIASLNGMIFLFRQYIASTNVRHENLCLKKFSIQKLVKNAVRRLEDIAKEKDIKINYNFQYKMKDIVIGNSDHLQAILSQLIGSVIRFNHSCQVIITVHLFTIKNYIKSDNILQFRIHDTGSGISKEKLGNIKAKLADFELVRDYPLMLESGLWFVNYLINQLNGEMEIESEKDKFTTITCNIPVQLF; encoded by the coding sequence ATGCCTATTGAAGACGAAGGTCAAAATAAAATCAATAAATTAACCGAAAAATTATCCACAGAGGGAATTAATAGCACAACAATAAAACAGATAGATACTGAAATGCAAAAACTATACTTTCAGCTAGAGGAATCTGAGCAAGTAAGCATAAAACTCATAGATTGGATACAATATTTTAGGCTAATAGTAAATAACTACGACAGAAAAAAAGTAAATATAATAGCTTCTCTAAATGGAATGATTTTTTTATTTAGACAATACATAGCATCAACGAATGTAAGACATGAAAATTTATGTTTAAAAAAATTTAGCATACAAAAGCTAGTAAAAAATGCCGTCAGGAGACTAGAAGACATTGCAAAAGAGAAAGATATAAAAATCAATTACAATTTTCAGTACAAAATGAAGGATATTGTGATTGGAAATAGTGATCACTTACAAGCTATATTAAGTCAATTAATAGGAAGCGTCATTAGATTTAATCACAGCTGCCAGGTTATAATTACAGTTCATTTGTTTACTATAAAAAATTATATAAAAAGCGATAACATACTACAATTTAGAATACATGATACAGGAAGCGGTATTTCAAAAGAAAAATTAGGGAATATAAAAGCTAAATTAGCTGATTTTGAGTTGGTAAGAGACTATCCGCTAATGCTTGAATCAGGATTATGGTTTGTAAATTACCTTATTAATCAACTTAATGGAGAAATGGAAATAGAAAGCGAAAAAGACAAGTTTACAACCATTACTTGCAATATTCCAGTACAACTTTTTTAA